The Sphingobacterium lactis sequence TCGCCCATAAGTATTTATCAATCCGTAGTTTCTCTCCTGCTTCTGCCATAGTACAAAAATAGGGATAAATCTCAATTTTGCGACTCATCCACACCTACATATCAGCAAAATTGCTCATATTTGCGATTATTTAATTTAGTTCAAGAATATTATGATAGACTGCAGCATTTTAAAGAAACATGTTGAAGAAGCTTGGGAAAATAGACAATTATTAGAATATAAAGAATATTATGAAGCCATTGAATTCGTAATTCAGCACCTGGACAAGGGGGAATTGCGTGTTGCGGAGCCAATTGGTGAAACATGGCATGTCAATGACTGGATCAAGAAGGCTGTAATTCTGTATTTCCCTATTCGTAATATGGAAGTTATCAAGAATGACCCTTTTGTGTACCACGATAAAATGAAGTTGAAAACCAACTACAAGGAATTGGGTGTTCGTGTGGTACCTGGAGCTTCTGCTCGCTACGGTGCTTACTTGGCAAAAGGCGTAATCATGATGCCTTCATACGTGAACATCGGTGCTTTTGTTGACGAAGGCACGATGGTTGACACCTGGGCAACGGTAGGTTCCTGCGCGCAGATCGGCAAGAATGTTCACCTTAGCGGTGGTGTTGGTATCGGCGGTGTATTGGAGCCTGTACAAGCTGCTCCGGTGATCATCGAGGACAATGTTTTCGTGGGTTCCAGAGCCATTGTGGTAGAAGGCGTACGCGTGGAAGAAGAAGCGGTATTGGGTGCAAATGTGGTCCTTACGGCATCCACCAAGATTATCGATGTATCGGGTCCTGAACCTGTAGAATATAAAGGGTATGTACCGGCTCGTTCCGTTGTGATCCCTGGATCTTACACAAAGAAATTCCCAGCGGGAGAATACCAGGTGCCATGTGCATTGATCATTGGTCAGCGTAAAGAGTCTACAGATAAAAAGACTTCTTTGAACAATGCATTACGCGATCATAACGTAGCGGTTTAAGAAAATGCAACGGGTAGCGATCGATAGAGCAGATCTGAATGCGGCTTTGGAAACACTGAAGGCTGGCGGCTTGATCTTATATCCAACGGATACCATTTGGGGCATCGGTTGCGATGCGACGAATCCGGAGGCCGTGGAGAAAATTTTCCAGTTGAAGGGCCGCGATAAAGGCAAGAGTATGATCGTACTCCTAGGCACGGACAATCAATTGCAATCCTACGTACAGGAAGTACCAGAGGTCGCTTATGAATTGATAGAAGCAACGGATAAGCCCCTGACGATCATCTATTCCAATGCGAAGAACCTTGCGCCAAATGTGGTAGCGGAAGATGGCAGCATCGGCATCCGTGTCGTGAACCATCCTTTCTGCGAGACTCTGTTACAGCGATTCCGGAAACCCATTGTTTCTACCTCGGCTAATATCAGTGGTCAGGCTTCTGCAGCAAACTTCCATGAAATTGCGCAGGAGATTATTGATGGTGTTGATTATGTGGTCCAATTTGGGCAACATGAAGCAACGAAGGGTACAGCTTCAACGATCATGAAGTTGGATCCGAGTGGTAAATTTGAATTTATACGAAAATAATATGAAAAAATTCATCGCATTATTTGTAGCTGCGTTCGCGTTCATCGCGATCAGCAACGCACAGACTTCCATCCAACCTGCAAAAGTTGGCGTAAGCTATGGCAAGAAGATTGACAAATCAGGTGCTATTTCCGTTAAGCAATTGGAGAAGGCCCTTGCCAGCAAAGACAATTACACCGGTAAAATCGAAGGTGAAGTTATTCAGGTCTGCAAGAAAAAAGGTTGTTTCATCACGTTGAAGCGTGAAGGCGATCAAGAGCCTATCATGGTTCGCTTTACCGATTATGCTTACTTCCTTCCTCAGGATATCACTGGAAAAACAGTGGTTTTGGAAGGACGTGCAAAAGTAAAGGAGACGACTGTCGAATGGCAGAAACATTATGCAGAGGATATGGGCAAGAGCAAGGAAGAAATTGCTAAGATTACCAAACCTCGAAAAGACATTTCCATCGTTGCTGATGGGGTTCTAGTTGTAAAGTAAGAACAAAACACTTATTTTGGCGGCTGCAAATGAAAATTTGCAGCCTTATTTATTTAAAAGCATATGTAAATGACAGTCTTTAAGACCACTTCCTGCCAAAGCATCAATCTTCGCGGCACGCTCATGACTTTTGAAAAACCGAAAGTAATGGGTATCCTGAACCTGAC is a genomic window containing:
- a CDS encoding 2,3,4,5-tetrahydropyridine-2,6-dicarboxylate N-succinyltransferase, with the protein product MIDCSILKKHVEEAWENRQLLEYKEYYEAIEFVIQHLDKGELRVAEPIGETWHVNDWIKKAVILYFPIRNMEVIKNDPFVYHDKMKLKTNYKELGVRVVPGASARYGAYLAKGVIMMPSYVNIGAFVDEGTMVDTWATVGSCAQIGKNVHLSGGVGIGGVLEPVQAAPVIIEDNVFVGSRAIVVEGVRVEEEAVLGANVVLTASTKIIDVSGPEPVEYKGYVPARSVVIPGSYTKKFPAGEYQVPCALIIGQRKESTDKKTSLNNALRDHNVAV
- a CDS encoding DUF4920 domain-containing protein; this encodes MKKFIALFVAAFAFIAISNAQTSIQPAKVGVSYGKKIDKSGAISVKQLEKALASKDNYTGKIEGEVIQVCKKKGCFITLKREGDQEPIMVRFTDYAYFLPQDITGKTVVLEGRAKVKETTVEWQKHYAEDMGKSKEEIAKITKPRKDISIVADGVLVVK
- a CDS encoding L-threonylcarbamoyladenylate synthase, with the translated sequence MQRVAIDRADLNAALETLKAGGLILYPTDTIWGIGCDATNPEAVEKIFQLKGRDKGKSMIVLLGTDNQLQSYVQEVPEVAYELIEATDKPLTIIYSNAKNLAPNVVAEDGSIGIRVVNHPFCETLLQRFRKPIVSTSANISGQASAANFHEIAQEIIDGVDYVVQFGQHEATKGTASTIMKLDPSGKFEFIRK